A window of the Sporosarcina sp. FSL K6-2383 genome harbors these coding sequences:
- a CDS encoding acetate kinase, whose amino-acid sequence MQNILAINAGSSSLKFQLLQMKNEHVVAKGQIERIGLSDSIFTMKSEQGKVEKIQDIHNHADAVSILLAMLLDEGIVRSFDEIDGIGHRVVHGGEVFSDSVLITEEVLLKLEELSNLAPLHNPANIIGIREFQKALPSVPAVAVFDTAFHQTMPESSFLYPLPYEYYEKYGIRKYGFHGTSHKYVTERAAVLLNRPLERTRLISCHLGNGASLAAVEGGRSLDTSMGFTPLAGLTMGTRSGDIDPALIPYIMEQTGKSVEEVLNILNKESGMLAVSGFSSDLRDIEIEASKGNSRAQLALDVFADKIHKYIGSYAARMGGVDAIIFTAGIGENSDVIRRKVLEGLEFMGVYFDPDLNNIRGKEVYISFPHSPVKVLVIPTNEEIMIARDTIRVAGL is encoded by the coding sequence ATGCAAAACATTTTAGCGATTAACGCAGGTAGTTCGTCTCTAAAGTTTCAGCTTCTTCAAATGAAGAATGAACATGTAGTTGCAAAAGGACAAATTGAACGAATTGGTCTTTCTGATTCTATTTTTACAATGAAATCAGAACAAGGTAAAGTAGAAAAAATTCAGGATATCCACAATCATGCTGATGCAGTGAGCATACTTTTGGCTATGCTTTTGGACGAAGGAATTGTTCGCTCTTTCGATGAAATCGATGGGATTGGTCACCGTGTTGTTCACGGTGGGGAAGTGTTTAGTGATTCTGTATTAATTACTGAAGAAGTCCTATTAAAACTTGAGGAACTTTCTAACCTTGCACCGCTCCATAACCCAGCTAATATTATCGGTATTAGAGAATTTCAAAAGGCTTTGCCATCTGTACCAGCTGTTGCTGTTTTTGACACAGCTTTTCATCAGACGATGCCGGAAAGTTCGTTTCTCTATCCGCTACCGTATGAATATTATGAAAAATATGGTATACGGAAATATGGATTTCATGGGACGAGTCATAAGTATGTAACGGAGCGTGCGGCGGTACTATTGAATCGTCCTCTTGAACGCACGCGACTTATCTCTTGTCATTTAGGAAACGGTGCGAGTCTTGCGGCTGTTGAAGGTGGTCGGTCACTTGATACGTCGATGGGCTTTACACCGCTTGCGGGTTTAACGATGGGAACACGCTCGGGTGACATCGATCCGGCGCTGATTCCTTATATTATGGAGCAGACGGGAAAATCGGTAGAAGAAGTGCTCAATATATTGAATAAAGAGTCGGGTATGCTTGCTGTTTCAGGTTTTTCAAGTGATTTACGTGATATTGAAATTGAGGCATCGAAGGGCAATAGCCGTGCGCAGCTTGCATTAGATGTATTTGCCGACAAGATCCATAAATATATCGGGTCCTATGCAGCGCGAATGGGCGGTGTCGACGCAATCATTTTCACAGCGGGAATTGGTGAAAACAGTGATGTTATTCGTCGGAAGGTGCTCGAAGGTCTTGAATTTATGGGCGTGTATTTCGATCCGGATTTGAATAACATAAGAGGAAAGGAAGTTTATATCAGCTTCCCACACTCACCTGTGAAGGTATTGGTGATCCCAACTAACGAAGAAATCATGATTGCCCGCGATACGATTCGAGTTGCGGGATTATAA
- a CDS encoding class I SAM-dependent methyltransferase, which yields MTTDTEKVFSFIDTYAETSDQLYLEAIIGACEHWLSGEGGPSLSESVSKEDIRRGIQLAILKGMKQNAQPHHQMTPDSIGMLIGHIANKLTVDGHNLTVLDPAAGTGNLLYTVMNAIGNGVTATAVEIDDILIRLAAVVAEVLEHPVTFYVQDALRPLLVDPVDITVCDVPVGYYPDDENALNYALMPAEGHAYAHHLFIEQSMNHTKPGGHGLFIVPANLFDSEQSPLLHPFLKKQTIIRAVIQLPDSLFKSSTHAKSIVVLQKPSSEIIATPDVMLAKVPNMTDKRAMALFLQKIDMWATE from the coding sequence ATGACAACAGATACAGAAAAAGTATTTTCATTTATTGATACATATGCAGAAACATCCGATCAGCTTTATTTAGAAGCGATTATTGGGGCGTGCGAACACTGGCTTTCAGGTGAAGGTGGTCCTAGCCTATCGGAGTCTGTATCAAAAGAAGATATCCGTAGAGGAATTCAGCTTGCTATCCTTAAGGGAATGAAGCAAAATGCTCAACCACATCATCAGATGACCCCCGATTCGATTGGAATGTTAATCGGACATATTGCTAATAAATTGACGGTAGATGGGCATAATTTGACGGTACTGGATCCAGCGGCAGGGACGGGTAATTTGCTGTACACCGTTATGAATGCAATCGGCAACGGAGTAACGGCGACAGCGGTTGAAATCGACGATATACTTATCCGATTAGCTGCAGTTGTAGCAGAAGTCCTTGAACATCCCGTGACATTTTACGTTCAGGATGCTCTGCGTCCTTTACTTGTCGATCCCGTAGATATTACCGTCTGTGATGTACCTGTGGGGTATTATCCAGATGATGAGAATGCATTGAATTACGCATTGATGCCGGCTGAAGGGCATGCTTATGCACATCATCTCTTTATCGAACAATCAATGAACCATACAAAACCGGGTGGTCATGGATTATTTATTGTCCCGGCAAATTTGTTTGACTCTGAACAGTCACCTTTATTGCACCCGTTTTTGAAAAAACAAACCATTATTCGAGCTGTCATTCAGCTGCCGGATTCATTATTTAAAAGTTCGACACATGCAAAAAGCATTGTCGTTTTACAAAAGCCTTCTTCAGAAATTATTGCAACACCAGACGTCATGCTTGCGAAGGTTCCCAACATGACAGATAAGCGTGCCATGGCACTATTTCTTCAAAAGATTGATATGTGGGCTACAGAATAA
- the tpx gene encoding thiol peroxidase has translation MANVTFKNNPVTLLGKEVAVGDTAPDFTVLANDLSPVTLADSKGKIRLISVVPSIDTGVCSTQTRKFNEEAASLGDDVQILTISVDLPFAQARWCAAEGIANVQTLSDHRDLSFGEAYGAVIEELRLLTRSIFVIDKNDKVTYVQYVPENTDHPDYDKAIEAVNQLKN, from the coding sequence ATGGCTAACGTTACATTCAAGAATAATCCTGTTACATTACTCGGTAAAGAAGTTGCAGTAGGTGATACAGCGCCTGATTTTACAGTACTTGCAAATGATTTAAGCCCGGTTACACTGGCTGATTCAAAAGGCAAAATCCGTCTTATCAGTGTTGTACCTTCAATCGATACAGGTGTTTGTTCAACGCAAACACGCAAATTCAACGAAGAGGCTGCATCACTTGGCGATGATGTCCAAATTTTGACGATTTCAGTAGATTTACCGTTTGCACAAGCAAGATGGTGTGCAGCAGAAGGCATTGCAAATGTTCAAACATTATCTGATCACCGTGATTTGTCATTTGGAGAAGCGTATGGCGCGGTTATTGAAGAACTTCGTCTACTGACACGATCCATTTTTGTTATCGATAAAAACGATAAAGTTACATATGTCCAATATGTACCTGAAAATACAGATCACCCTGATTATGATAAAGCAATTGAAGCCGTTAACCAGTTAAAAAACTAA
- a CDS encoding RDD family protein — translation MSEYIEQPPNLPEQPITVKSVVDSPTIQTEHFRAKYAGFWTRFWAYTIDLLVLYAISGILIKPIFRVVGIDINNPSFLLFSPYKVTALLLLLLYFALMTKLFGQTVGKMIMGIKVVAKNGAPLTWGAVLFREVFGRFISKMLVVPYLLVLFMPKKEALHDVFADTVVEFEFVYEKELHIGQRQQLEGQQLQE, via the coding sequence ATGTCAGAGTATATCGAACAACCACCGAATCTACCGGAACAGCCTATTACAGTGAAATCAGTTGTAGACTCTCCAACTATTCAAACAGAGCATTTTAGGGCAAAATATGCCGGATTTTGGACTCGTTTCTGGGCGTATACCATCGATCTGCTTGTCCTTTATGCAATCAGTGGAATCCTCATTAAACCCATTTTTAGAGTGGTGGGTATCGATATTAACAACCCGTCATTTTTATTATTTAGCCCTTACAAAGTGACGGCACTACTGTTGTTGTTACTCTATTTTGCGCTTATGACGAAATTATTTGGGCAGACTGTAGGCAAAATGATTATGGGCATAAAAGTTGTGGCGAAGAATGGTGCACCGTTAACATGGGGGGCTGTCCTGTTCCGTGAAGTCTTTGGTAGATTCATTTCAAAAATGCTTGTGGTGCCCTATTTGCTAGTCTTGTTCATGCCTAAAAAAGAGGCTTTGCATGATGTTTTTGCGGACACAGTCGTTGAGTTTGAGTTTGTCTATGAAAAAGAGCTACACATAGGTCAACGCCAACAGCTTGAGGGACAACAGTTGCAAGAGTAG
- the sppA gene encoding signal peptide peptidase SppA: MTMKRWIAIIATAALVFVSIGVNSLSYIFTRDFNSFFEEMLATSTSGYSENILEEGVGREKIAVLTLDGVIQDLGNSSSIFQPVGYNHQFFMNQLDEIRGDESVKGVVLKVNSPGGGVVESADIYDAIREIQLTREIPLYVSMGGMAASGGYYVAAPADKIFVNRETITGSIGVIMESVNYAKLAEKYGIDFNTIKTGPYKDIMSGSREMKDEERVMLQEMINDSYERFVDIIEEGRGMTEAQVKAVADGRIMNGRQAIEAGLADGIGKVDDVIIAMKEDYNLQDATVFEYTTLDSWGSIFSVKASNLFGSNIESELIGKLLSDYNAPRMMYLYGER; encoded by the coding sequence ATGACAATGAAACGATGGATCGCTATCATCGCCACGGCAGCACTTGTTTTTGTATCAATAGGTGTCAATTCGCTATCGTACATATTTACAAGAGATTTTAATAGTTTTTTTGAAGAGATGTTGGCGACATCGACATCGGGATATAGTGAAAACATATTGGAAGAGGGTGTGGGTAGGGAGAAAATCGCTGTCCTTACACTCGATGGAGTTATTCAAGATTTAGGAAATTCATCATCGATATTTCAACCAGTAGGCTATAATCATCAATTTTTTATGAACCAATTAGATGAGATTCGTGGGGATGAAAGTGTCAAAGGTGTTGTTCTCAAAGTGAATTCACCTGGTGGTGGAGTTGTCGAGTCGGCAGATATCTACGACGCTATTCGTGAAATTCAACTGACTAGAGAAATTCCACTCTATGTTTCAATGGGAGGCATGGCTGCTTCGGGAGGATATTATGTAGCAGCACCGGCAGATAAAATATTTGTCAATCGTGAAACAATTACAGGGTCAATCGGTGTCATTATGGAAAGTGTCAACTACGCAAAACTGGCTGAAAAATACGGCATTGATTTTAATACCATCAAAACAGGACCATACAAAGATATCATGAGCGGATCACGTGAAATGAAAGATGAAGAACGAGTGATGCTACAAGAAATGATTAATGATTCGTATGAACGCTTTGTGGATATCATTGAAGAAGGTCGTGGGATGACTGAGGCACAGGTCAAGGCTGTGGCAGACGGCCGAATTATGAATGGGCGCCAAGCGATTGAAGCTGGACTGGCAGATGGTATCGGCAAAGTTGATGATGTCATTATAGCTATGAAAGAAGATTATAACCTTCAAGACGCGACTGTATTTGAATATACAACACTCGATAGTTGGGGTTCGATTTTTAGTGTGAAAGCCAGTAACTTATTCGGAAGCAATATCGAATCGGAATTAATCGGTAAATTGCTGTCTGATTACAATGCCCCACGAATGATGTATTTGTATGGTGAAAGATAA
- a CDS encoding NAD kinase gives MTERMNIYIYSKHDKDSLDKKSKVEEALIHEGFTMTENDQEANIIISIGSDGSFLQAVRKTGFRQDCLYAGLSLTGKHGLYCDFHYNNLYEMTQAIHQEKLEVRRYPLIEVTIDNHQPFYCLNEFSIRSNILRTFALDVIIDDKLFEAFLGDGLIISTPTGSTAYNKSVKGAVVDPLLPCFQVSELASVNNNKYRTLGSSFIMSGSRKLQLKIHQDGNTFPSMAADNEALGIRQVEHVEIRLSEKTIKTVKLKDNSFWEKVQRIYL, from the coding sequence ATGACAGAGCGGATGAACATTTATATTTACAGTAAGCACGACAAAGACTCACTCGATAAAAAATCGAAGGTCGAAGAAGCACTCATCCACGAGGGCTTTACGATGACTGAAAATGACCAAGAGGCCAATATTATCATCAGTATCGGTAGTGACGGTTCTTTTTTACAAGCAGTCCGTAAAACCGGTTTTCGACAGGACTGCTTATATGCCGGACTATCACTAACCGGCAAGCATGGACTATACTGCGATTTTCATTATAACAATCTTTACGAAATGACGCAGGCTATTCACCAAGAAAAACTCGAGGTAAGAAGATACCCACTTATCGAAGTGACGATTGACAATCACCAACCATTCTATTGCTTGAATGAATTCAGTATTCGCTCAAACATTCTTCGAACGTTTGCACTTGATGTTATTATTGACGACAAATTATTCGAAGCTTTTCTTGGAGATGGTCTAATCATTTCAACACCTACAGGTAGCACAGCTTATAATAAATCTGTTAAAGGTGCAGTTGTTGACCCTTTACTGCCTTGTTTCCAAGTAAGCGAACTAGCATCTGTCAATAACAATAAATACCGAACACTCGGCTCTTCATTTATTATGAGTGGCAGCAGAAAACTACAACTTAAAATACACCAAGATGGCAATACATTCCCTTCGATGGCTGCTGATAACGAAGCACTCGGTATTCGCCAAGTTGAACATGTGGAAATTCGGTTAAGCGAAAAAACAATTAAAACTGTAAAACTGAAAGATAATTCATTTTGGGAAAAAGTACAGCGTATTTATTTATGA
- the rarD gene encoding EamA family transporter RarD, whose amino-acid sequence MQTERSGVLWAVGSYLIWGIMPIYWKSLEHVSSTEIIISRIIWAFVMTFLLVLMIKGGRHLKEDIRGLWKAQRDFWLLIFASFLVSGNWFIYIWAVNHDYIVQASLGYYMNPLISVLLGIFFLKEKLSRAQQVAFLLATIGVAILTISYGQFPWLAFSLAATFAVYGLIKKRIQLDALRGLTIETFFIMPFAVIYYIWLFIDDSTVFLQVDIKTDVLLILTGVATALPLVMYAKGVQRIPLYMAGFLQYIAPTMMLFIGVVVYKESFDKIDLLSFSFIWIALILFTVSKVLEVVKIKKSLL is encoded by the coding sequence ATGCAGACAGAAAGAAGCGGTGTCCTCTGGGCGGTCGGGTCATATTTAATCTGGGGAATTATGCCGATTTATTGGAAGAGTCTTGAGCATGTTAGTAGTACTGAAATAATTATTAGTCGTATTATTTGGGCATTTGTCATGACGTTTTTACTTGTGCTTATGATAAAGGGAGGACGGCATCTTAAAGAGGATATAAGAGGGCTCTGGAAAGCGCAGAGAGATTTTTGGTTATTAATTTTTGCATCCTTCCTCGTATCTGGTAATTGGTTCATCTATATTTGGGCTGTGAATCATGATTATATTGTCCAAGCGAGTCTCGGCTACTATATGAATCCGCTCATTTCAGTGTTGCTAGGAATCTTTTTTCTGAAAGAAAAGCTTAGTCGAGCACAGCAAGTGGCATTTCTACTTGCGACAATAGGTGTGGCGATTTTAACAATTTCATATGGTCAATTTCCGTGGTTAGCATTTTCGTTGGCCGCCACTTTCGCAGTGTATGGGCTCATCAAGAAAAGAATTCAACTAGATGCGTTGCGTGGACTAACAATTGAAACATTTTTTATTATGCCATTTGCTGTCATTTATTATATTTGGCTATTCATAGATGATAGTACAGTTTTTTTGCAAGTGGATATAAAGACCGATGTGTTACTGATTTTAACAGGTGTAGCAACTGCGTTACCACTTGTCATGTATGCCAAAGGAGTTCAAAGGATTCCACTCTACATGGCTGGATTTTTGCAGTATATTGCACCGACGATGATGTTGTTTATCGGAGTTGTCGTCTATAAAGAGTCATTTGACAAAATCGATTTGTTATCATTTTCGTTTATCTGGATTGCACTTATTTTGTTCACGGTGTCAAAAGTGCTAGAAGTGGTAAAAATAAAGAAGAGCCTCCTATAA
- a CDS encoding AMP-binding protein, with protein sequence MNREQLIAPEQYNLVSEFEKYATGIGKKALIYINAQGDKKEITYDALMILANKAANVFKANGLQKGDVVLVMVPRLIEAYVTYIGALKAGLAVIPSSEMLRSSDIEYRLAHSDAKAIVAYDAFTDQFNEVNNMKDIQLFVVGKAEEGQQSLTELMEMASPEFSAPDTKSSDMAFLSYTSGTTGKPKGVVHSHGWGYAHLRTTGASWLGIEEEDVVWATAAPGWQKWIWTPFLSVLGSGATGLVYDGKFDVKTYLGLIANYQVNVLCCTPTEYRFIAKADNLKEYDISSIRSAVSAGEPLNREVIDIFDKTFSLQVRDGYGQTENTLLVGTMLGMEARPGSMGKPTPGNKVDIIDDEGNPITAGEVGDIAVHMSTPALFKEYLKDPERTHMQFRGEYYVTGDRAKMDEDGYFWFEGRGDDIIISSGYTIGPFEVEDALTKHPAVRECAVIGSPDEVRGNIVKAFVVLRDPERKSEDGLIAELQEHVKTLTAPYKYPRKIEFLEELPKTASGKIMRVVLRKQEQQ encoded by the coding sequence ATGAACCGTGAACAACTGATTGCACCAGAACAATATAATCTTGTGAGTGAATTTGAAAAGTATGCGACAGGAATCGGAAAGAAAGCACTTATTTACATAAATGCACAAGGCGACAAGAAAGAAATTACATACGATGCACTAATGATATTAGCGAACAAAGCGGCTAATGTATTCAAAGCGAACGGACTCCAAAAGGGGGATGTCGTTCTTGTCATGGTACCGCGCTTGATTGAGGCGTACGTGACGTATATTGGAGCACTAAAAGCGGGACTTGCTGTCATTCCTAGTTCTGAAATGCTTAGATCCTCAGATATTGAATATCGTTTGGCTCATAGCGATGCGAAAGCGATTGTGGCCTATGACGCGTTCACTGATCAATTTAACGAAGTAAACAATATGAAGGATATTCAATTGTTTGTAGTTGGGAAAGCAGAGGAAGGACAGCAATCATTAACAGAACTGATGGAGATGGCATCACCAGAATTTAGCGCACCTGACACCAAAAGCTCAGACATGGCATTTTTATCGTACACATCAGGGACAACTGGCAAACCAAAAGGTGTCGTTCATTCACATGGATGGGGTTATGCTCATTTACGAACGACGGGTGCAAGCTGGCTTGGTATTGAAGAAGAAGATGTTGTATGGGCAACTGCTGCACCAGGCTGGCAAAAATGGATTTGGACACCATTTCTTTCCGTTTTGGGGAGTGGAGCAACGGGTTTAGTTTATGATGGGAAATTCGATGTTAAAACGTATTTGGGGCTCATTGCTAACTATCAGGTGAATGTGCTTTGTTGTACACCAACAGAATACCGATTTATAGCGAAAGCGGACAACCTAAAGGAATACGATATTTCTTCGATTCGAAGTGCTGTATCGGCAGGAGAGCCACTGAACCGTGAAGTGATTGACATATTCGATAAAACATTCTCCCTTCAAGTGAGAGATGGCTATGGGCAGACGGAAAATACATTGCTTGTAGGAACAATGCTTGGCATGGAAGCAAGACCTGGTTCAATGGGGAAACCAACGCCGGGGAACAAAGTCGATATCATCGATGATGAGGGGAATCCTATTACGGCAGGAGAAGTTGGAGACATTGCGGTACATATGTCAACGCCTGCGTTATTTAAGGAATATTTAAAAGACCCGGAACGGACGCACATGCAGTTCCGTGGGGAGTATTATGTAACAGGCGATCGTGCAAAAATGGATGAGGACGGTTATTTTTGGTTTGAAGGTCGGGGAGACGACATCATTATCAGTTCTGGTTACACAATTGGACCATTCGAAGTGGAGGATGCCTTAACGAAACATCCAGCAGTCCGTGAATGTGCAGTTATCGGAAGCCCAGACGAAGTACGTGGTAATATTGTCAAAGCATTTGTTGTGCTACGTGATCCCGAACGAAAAAGTGAGGACGGTCTCATTGCAGAATTGCAAGAGCATGTGAAAACATTAACAGCGCCTTATAAATATCCCCGTAAAATTGAATTTTTAGAAGAATTGCCGAAGACAGCTTCAGGAAAAATTATGCGTGTTGTATTAAGGAAACAGGAACAACAGTAA